The following are from one region of the Halobellus limi genome:
- a CDS encoding SLC13 family permease, with protein sequence MFVLSEGVRRTGVIQILTRKLIAFAGDDEFRQLLATVTLSGPPGGVVSNVSVVAVLIPAIMNLARQTKTSPSKLLIPLSFASMLGGMLTVVGTITNLLASEVWTQVGGPDAQPFSLLEFTHLGAIVLLVGIVYLLTVGRYLTPARIEPAESPTDAFGMTDYLTDVVVMEDSPLVGSRVGELSERDLDLDVFQIVRGDRTIAHGLGSERVQTGDVLSVRTDQETLQEVIEHEHLRLLPEVMEAATEDDAALPPGFSPERHGWEPPDADPSGSLAEDDGSSEDTEEDGDETVEEAPDEEIELTEVVLLPGPWSSRRSGVADFERDYDVTVLAIRRGDEVIRQRLREVRLQAGDVILVQASDRVLDRIARDTNVAIASEDRWEDFDRSKIPVALGILAGALGLAALDVLTLMVSALTGVAAMFFTGILTPEEAYDAVDWEVIFMVAGVIPLGIAVEASGTAALIADLVVSVSVLLPAIALLGLFYLGTAVITEMVSNSASVVLMLPIGVEVASQLGANPFAFAMAVTFAASTPLLTPVGYQTNLMVYGPGGYKFTDFARVGAPLQLILTVVTTAGIAYFWGL encoded by the coding sequence ATGTTCGTCCTGAGCGAGGGCGTCCGACGGACCGGCGTTATCCAGATCCTCACGCGGAAGCTGATCGCGTTCGCCGGGGACGACGAGTTCCGGCAGCTGCTCGCCACGGTCACGCTCTCCGGACCGCCCGGCGGGGTCGTCAGCAACGTCTCGGTCGTCGCCGTGTTGATACCGGCGATAATGAACCTCGCTCGGCAGACGAAGACGTCCCCCTCGAAGCTCCTGATACCACTGTCGTTCGCGTCGATGCTCGGCGGGATGCTCACCGTCGTCGGGACGATAACGAACCTCCTGGCGAGCGAGGTGTGGACTCAGGTGGGCGGTCCCGACGCGCAGCCGTTCTCGCTGCTCGAGTTCACGCACCTGGGCGCCATCGTCTTGCTCGTGGGCATCGTGTATCTGCTCACCGTCGGTCGATACCTCACTCCGGCACGGATCGAGCCGGCGGAGTCGCCCACCGACGCGTTCGGTATGACAGACTATCTCACCGACGTCGTCGTGATGGAGGACTCGCCGCTCGTCGGTTCTCGGGTCGGGGAACTGAGCGAGCGGGACCTCGATCTCGACGTGTTCCAGATCGTTCGAGGCGACCGAACGATCGCCCACGGACTCGGATCGGAACGGGTCCAGACCGGCGACGTCCTCTCGGTCAGGACCGATCAAGAAACCCTCCAGGAGGTCATCGAGCACGAGCACCTCCGATTGTTACCGGAGGTTATGGAGGCAGCCACGGAGGACGACGCGGCGCTACCGCCGGGCTTCTCGCCGGAGCGTCACGGCTGGGAGCCGCCCGACGCGGATCCCAGCGGCTCTCTCGCCGAGGACGACGGGTCTAGCGAAGACACGGAGGAGGACGGCGACGAGACGGTCGAGGAGGCCCCCGACGAGGAGATCGAACTCACCGAAGTCGTGCTGTTGCCCGGGCCCTGGTCGAGTCGGCGCAGCGGTGTCGCAGACTTCGAGCGCGACTACGACGTGACCGTGCTGGCGATCCGGCGCGGCGACGAGGTGATCCGACAGCGCCTCCGGGAGGTACGGTTGCAGGCCGGCGACGTCATCCTCGTCCAGGCCTCCGATCGAGTGCTCGACCGCATCGCGAGGGACACGAACGTCGCCATCGCGAGCGAGGACAGGTGGGAGGACTTCGACCGGTCGAAGATCCCCGTCGCGCTGGGGATCCTCGCCGGCGCTCTCGGACTCGCGGCCCTCGACGTCCTCACGCTTATGGTGAGTGCGCTGACGGGCGTGGCGGCGATGTTCTTCACCGGCATCCTCACGCCCGAGGAGGCGTACGACGCCGTCGACTGGGAGGTGATCTTCATGGTGGCGGGCGTCATCCCGCTCGGCATCGCGGTCGAGGCGTCCGGGACGGCGGCCCTCATCGCCGACCTCGTCGTTTCCGTCAGCGTCCTCCTTCCCGCGATCGCGCTCCTTGGGCTGTTCTACCTGGGGACAGCGGTCATCACGGAGATGGTGAGCAACTCCGCCAGCGTCGTCTTGATGTTGCCGATCGGGGTCGAGGTTGCGAGCCAACTCGGCGCCAACCCCTTCGCGTTCGCGATGGCCGTGACCTTCGCGGCCAGCACCCCGTTACTGACCCCGGTCGGCTATCAGACTAACCTGATGGTCTACGGTCCCGGCGGGTACAAGTTCACCGACTTCGCCCGCGTCGGCGCGCCGCTCCAGCTCATCCTGACTGTCGTCACGACGGCGGGCATCGCGTACTTCTGGGGACTGTAG
- a CDS encoding DUF1641 domain-containing protein has protein sequence MSETPSDASTLATDTAGEADIQAVAARVDAHAEDLIELLDLLSVIRGLSDDLVPELRTAVEENREPVADLRTALENEETMRLLTRVGDNADALADLLDLVVVAQDLSAELVPELRTVAAENRGGIAQLRTAFEREETLVLLHRLGDNTDTFLDLLSTLEVASDALADVAPEDEAAAEAARADVHRLATAFDRAESVDALVALGENMETVRGLFALVEGFGDAADRSTEEYYRLGTQLGRAADVAERASDPRVVETLDAGASAFTDETADRRVGLFGLISALRNDDVQRTLGTLVEAAERAGHAQGPDQSN, from the coding sequence ATGAGTGAGACACCATCCGACGCGAGCACGCTCGCGACCGACACCGCCGGGGAGGCCGACATCCAGGCGGTGGCCGCCCGCGTCGACGCACACGCCGAGGACCTGATCGAACTCCTGGATCTACTGTCAGTCATCAGAGGACTGAGTGACGATCTGGTGCCGGAGTTACGGACGGCCGTCGAAGAGAACCGCGAGCCGGTGGCCGACCTCCGGACCGCCCTGGAGAACGAAGAGACGATGCGACTCCTCACGCGCGTCGGCGACAACGCCGACGCGCTGGCGGACCTGCTCGACCTGGTCGTCGTCGCACAGGACCTCTCGGCGGAGCTCGTCCCCGAGTTGCGTACCGTCGCCGCCGAGAACCGCGGCGGAATCGCACAGCTCCGGACGGCGTTCGAGCGCGAGGAGACGCTGGTCTTGTTGCACCGGCTCGGCGACAACACCGACACGTTCCTCGACCTGCTGTCGACGCTCGAAGTGGCCAGCGACGCGCTCGCGGACGTCGCGCCCGAAGACGAGGCGGCCGCCGAGGCGGCGCGCGCGGACGTGCATCGGCTCGCGACGGCGTTCGACCGCGCGGAGTCGGTCGACGCGCTCGTCGCCCTGGGCGAGAACATGGAGACCGTCCGCGGGCTATTCGCGCTGGTCGAAGGGTTCGGCGACGCCGCCGACCGGAGCACCGAAGAGTACTACCGACTCGGCACGCAGTTGGGACGGGCCGCGGACGTGGCCGAGCGCGCGAGCGACCCTCGGGTCGTCGAGACGCTCGACGCCGGGGCCAGTGCGTTCACCGACGAGACGGCTGACCGGCGGGTCGGCCTGTTCGGACTGATCTCGGCGCTCCGGAACGACGACGTCCAGCGGACGCTCGGCACACTCGTCGAGGCGGCCGAACGCGCCGGGCACGCACAGGGTCCGGATCAGTCCAACTGA
- a CDS encoding NAD(P)/FAD-dependent oxidoreductase: protein MTATRPTVLVLGGGAAGTMTANALRRRIDADVTVIDKSRTHSYQPAYYLIPFDYMDLEEQRRDTRELLHDEVSFVHDEIVGIDPDDRTVAGESGTYEYDILISAVGNDRRPEAVPGMLEGWNRTDSVYPFYHESAARALGDAVDEFDGGRFLVTVPDTPIKCGGAPLKLTMLMEEYLRERGLRDDAELVMTKPGSAVFGTGPKAPYQERIAEIWDDRDITFVPEFTVAEVDYENRTVRSEEGDALEYDLYAPVPPQYGHEFVVENSPLTDGGEYVSVDDHTLQHEAYPNVFALGDNADVPTSRTASAARKQSHVVVDNVERYLEDRSLVPDYDGYTACPILVERGKAMIAEFDYEDSISAPIVSRLNWILDVNVIPSLYWNVWMRGYDPVP, encoded by the coding sequence ATGACAGCAACACGACCCACCGTTCTCGTCCTCGGCGGCGGCGCCGCGGGGACGATGACGGCGAACGCGCTCCGTCGGCGCATCGACGCCGACGTGACCGTGATCGACAAGAGCCGGACGCACAGCTACCAGCCCGCGTACTACCTGATTCCGTTCGACTATATGGACCTCGAAGAGCAACGACGCGACACCCGCGAGTTGCTTCACGACGAGGTTTCGTTCGTCCACGACGAGATCGTCGGAATCGATCCGGACGACCGGACCGTCGCCGGAGAGTCGGGGACCTACGAGTACGACATCCTCATCTCCGCGGTCGGGAACGACCGTCGCCCGGAGGCGGTGCCGGGGATGCTCGAGGGGTGGAACCGGACGGATTCGGTCTACCCGTTCTACCACGAATCCGCGGCGCGGGCGCTGGGTGACGCGGTCGACGAATTCGACGGCGGACGGTTCCTGGTGACAGTCCCGGACACGCCGATCAAGTGCGGCGGCGCGCCGCTGAAGCTCACGATGCTGATGGAGGAGTACCTCCGCGAGCGCGGCCTGCGCGACGACGCCGAACTCGTGATGACGAAGCCCGGTTCGGCGGTGTTCGGCACGGGGCCGAAGGCACCGTACCAAGAGCGGATCGCGGAGATCTGGGACGACCGCGACATCACGTTCGTCCCCGAGTTCACCGTCGCGGAGGTCGACTACGAGAACCGGACGGTCCGTTCAGAGGAGGGCGACGCGCTCGAGTACGACCTGTACGCGCCGGTGCCGCCCCAGTACGGCCACGAGTTCGTCGTCGAGAACTCGCCGCTGACCGACGGCGGTGAGTACGTCTCCGTCGACGACCACACGCTCCAGCACGAGGCGTACCCGAACGTGTTCGCGCTGGGCGACAACGCCGACGTGCCTACCTCCCGAACCGCTTCGGCCGCGCGCAAGCAGTCCCACGTCGTCGTCGATAACGTCGAGCGGTACCTCGAAGACAGGTCGCTGGTCCCGGACTACGACGGCTACACCGCCTGTCCGATCCTCGTCGAGAGGGGCAAGGCGATGATCGCGGAGTTCGACTACGAGGACTCCATCTCCGCGCCGATCGTGAGCCGACTCAACTGGATCCTCGACGTCAACGTGATCCCATCGCTGTACTGGAACGTCTGGATGCGCGGCTACGATCCGGTACCCTGA
- a CDS encoding DUF1641 domain-containing protein produces the protein MSATDEDGTGVDAESIPTEVREAIADNPEAVVALLEQSGQLSTLLDALALVEDGLDDEMVESLTADATTLGLAATELADQRAVELSGAVGQHGDDLAEAVERLAMLQRSGTLDRVAEVADAVALLTDATDDEMVETVAATGTSLGELADTTADEEVRRGLVRILEGVSAASAEEAEPVGPVGLLGALRDPEVKAGMGYLLAVVRGIGTVAPDGDGPNDG, from the coding sequence ATGAGCGCGACCGACGAGGACGGTACGGGTGTCGATGCGGAGTCGATCCCGACCGAAGTTCGCGAGGCGATCGCGGACAACCCCGAAGCCGTCGTCGCCCTGCTGGAGCAGTCGGGGCAGCTGTCGACCCTCCTGGACGCGCTCGCGCTCGTCGAGGACGGCCTCGACGACGAGATGGTCGAGTCGCTCACGGCCGACGCGACGACGCTCGGGCTGGCCGCGACGGAGCTCGCTGACCAGAGAGCAGTCGAGCTCAGTGGGGCGGTCGGACAGCACGGCGACGACCTCGCCGAGGCCGTAGAGCGCCTCGCGATGCTCCAGCGGAGCGGGACGCTCGACCGGGTCGCGGAGGTCGCGGACGCGGTCGCGCTCCTGACGGACGCGACGGACGACGAGATGGTCGAGACGGTCGCCGCGACCGGCACTTCGCTGGGCGAGCTCGCCGATACGACCGCCGACGAGGAGGTGCGCCGCGGACTCGTGCGGATTCTGGAGGGCGTCAGCGCGGCCAGCGCCGAAGAGGCCGAACCGGTCGGCCCGGTCGGTTTACTGGGTGCGTTGCGCGACCCCGAGGTCAAAGCCGGGATGGGATACCTCCTCGCGGTCGTCCGCGGCATCGGGACCGTGGCTCCCGACGGAGACGGACCGAACGATGGATGA
- a CDS encoding NAD(P)/FAD-dependent oxidoreductase — protein MTERVVVVGGGTAGSVLANTLADEVADEIEGGDVEVTLINDGEEHVYKPTWLYVPFGEKTPADAKRPLADLIDRRVELLIDRVSAVDTDAKTVSFDGARSDLAYDHLVLAMGAQVTPEETPGLAEGGHHFYGPAATEELREALAEFTEGHLVLSVIGVPHMCPVAPLEFPLLADTWFRERGLREDIEITYTYPINRAHGIQSVAEWAGPLMNERDVNVETFFNPERVDPDEQVLHTVEGRELSYDLLVSIPPHEGSDVVRDAGLGDDGWVDVDPATLEATNAEDVYALGDIADLPTSKAGSAAHYAATSLADRLASVVRGQRPTTEYDGKTVCFIESGEDEATYIAFDYESEPTPKPPSKLIHWSKLGYNQSYWLTARGVL, from the coding sequence ATGACTGAACGCGTCGTCGTCGTCGGCGGCGGGACGGCGGGGTCCGTGCTGGCGAACACCCTCGCCGACGAGGTCGCCGACGAGATCGAAGGGGGAGACGTCGAGGTCACCCTCATCAACGACGGCGAAGAGCACGTCTACAAGCCGACGTGGCTGTACGTGCCATTCGGAGAGAAGACGCCCGCGGACGCGAAGCGACCGCTCGCGGACCTGATCGACCGGCGCGTCGAACTGCTGATCGATCGGGTGAGCGCCGTCGACACCGACGCGAAGACGGTCTCGTTCGACGGCGCCCGGTCGGACCTCGCGTACGATCACCTCGTACTCGCGATGGGCGCGCAAGTCACGCCCGAGGAGACCCCGGGGCTGGCCGAGGGGGGACACCACTTCTACGGGCCCGCGGCGACCGAGGAGCTCCGCGAGGCGCTCGCGGAGTTCACCGAGGGCCACCTCGTGCTGTCGGTCATCGGCGTGCCGCACATGTGCCCGGTCGCGCCGCTCGAGTTTCCGCTCCTGGCGGACACGTGGTTCCGCGAGCGGGGGCTGCGCGAGGACATCGAGATCACGTACACCTACCCGATCAACCGCGCCCACGGCATCCAGTCGGTCGCCGAGTGGGCCGGCCCGCTGATGAACGAACGGGACGTCAACGTGGAGACGTTCTTCAACCCCGAGCGGGTCGATCCCGACGAGCAGGTGCTCCACACCGTCGAGGGGCGGGAGCTGTCCTACGACCTGCTGGTGTCGATCCCGCCGCACGAGGGGAGCGACGTCGTCCGGGACGCCGGCCTCGGCGACGACGGCTGGGTCGACGTCGACCCGGCGACGCTGGAGGCGACGAACGCCGAGGACGTCTACGCTCTCGGCGACATCGCCGACCTCCCGACGAGCAAGGCGGGGAGTGCGGCCCACTACGCGGCCACCTCGCTGGCGGACCGGTTGGCGAGCGTCGTCCGCGGCCAGCGCCCCACCACCGAGTACGACGGCAAGACCGTCTGCTTCATCGAGAGCGGCGAGGACGAGGCGACCTACATCGCCTTCGACTACGAGTCGGAGCCGACGCCGAAGCCGCCCTCCAAGCTGATCCACTGGTCGAAGCTCGGGTACAACCAGTCGTACTGGCTGACCGCCCGCGGGGTGTTGTGA
- a CDS encoding sulfurtransferase TusA family protein, with translation MSDTRLEADVTVNAIGSSCPGPMMDLVGKAKDVDPGTVIRLQSSNEETEPDVSEWASESGNELVDVVDRGDHWDLYVRIDD, from the coding sequence ATGAGCGATACACGACTCGAAGCTGACGTGACGGTGAACGCGATCGGATCGTCCTGTCCCGGTCCAATGATGGACTTGGTCGGCAAGGCGAAAGACGTCGACCCGGGGACAGTGATCCGGCTTCAGAGCTCGAACGAGGAGACCGAGCCGGACGTCTCCGAGTGGGCCTCCGAGTCCGGAAACGAACTCGTCGACGTGGTCGATCGCGGCGACCACTGGGACCTGTACGTGCGGATCGATGACTGA